The Iamia majanohamensis genome window below encodes:
- a CDS encoding DUF1028 domain-containing protein yields MTFSIVGADPGRTTWGVAVASKFLAAGAYVPAAAAGAGAVATQAYGNLALRTDGVDLLRDGLGASELLRRFFAEDPQRAERQAGVVDAEGAAATFTGDRCQPWAGGHAEQTEAGSVAVQGNMLAGPEVVEAMLASWRASSPEQALARRLVEALARGQDAGGDPRGKQAAAVLVVREGAGYGGATDVHVDLRSDDSPEPIDDLLRMLDLHDLYFGSTPEDELVTPDEALADELRTRLGTAGYATGDLWRDLYDWMGRENFEERWHDGGRIDPVVLDQLRTAT; encoded by the coding sequence GTGACCTTCTCCATCGTCGGGGCCGACCCCGGCCGCACCACCTGGGGCGTCGCGGTGGCGAGCAAGTTCCTCGCCGCCGGGGCCTACGTGCCCGCGGCGGCCGCCGGGGCCGGGGCGGTCGCGACCCAGGCCTACGGCAACCTGGCCCTGCGCACCGACGGGGTCGACCTCCTCCGCGACGGGCTGGGCGCCTCGGAGCTGCTCCGGCGCTTCTTCGCCGAGGACCCGCAGCGCGCCGAGCGCCAGGCCGGCGTCGTCGACGCCGAGGGCGCGGCCGCCACCTTCACCGGTGACCGCTGCCAGCCCTGGGCCGGCGGGCACGCGGAGCAGACCGAGGCGGGCTCGGTCGCGGTGCAGGGCAACATGCTGGCCGGGCCCGAGGTGGTGGAGGCCATGCTCGCCTCGTGGCGGGCCTCGTCACCGGAGCAGGCCCTGGCCCGGCGGCTGGTCGAGGCCCTGGCCCGGGGCCAGGACGCCGGCGGCGACCCCCGGGGCAAGCAGGCCGCAGCCGTGCTGGTGGTGCGGGAGGGGGCCGGCTACGGCGGGGCCACGGACGTCCACGTCGACCTGCGCAGCGACGACTCCCCCGAGCCGATCGACGACCTGCTGCGGATGCTCGACCTCCACGACCTCTACTTCGGGTCGACGCCCGAGGACGAGCTGGTCACCCCCGACGAGGCCCTGGCCGACGAGCTCCGCACCCGCCTCGGCACCGCGGGCTACGCCACCGGCGACCTGTGGCGCGACCTGTACGACTGGATGGGCCGGGAGAACTTCGAGGAGCGCTGGCACGACGGCGGCCGCATCGACCCCGTCGTCCTCGACCAGCTCCGCACCGCCACCTGA
- a CDS encoding arylsulfotransferase family protein: protein MHTRIEQSRRRRVGVALAAWTLGLAPLAVMAAAAPSGAQEASAVATSIPAPGSATSSPETTVTLTGVAPEAVGDLTVTGSETGPHAGTLTALPQGRGATFTPDAPFAAGEEVEVSSTVPVAGAEGTTFTFTVGTPAPDPGFLVGDEAEDAAPDTAPDGRAGTPKAGPTYGTRPDLRPPEISIGTPATTTAEGLLFSTPRAAGDGSTDQGVMIYDDQGEVVWFRPQLDPGAVVGNAVVTTWAGAPALTWFEGTAPYGAGSYRGEWVVVDSTYREVARIGMANGYRADIHDIELTDDGTAYLMAYNPLVCTGVAPLDTCRPGATVLEGVLQEVDVASGQVLWEWHSLDHVPMSDNYLDPASNLVDYFHLNSVDIDDDGGVLLTARSTSAMYKLDRATGEVLWTFGGKRTSFPNVVGSPGPPDGPDYPHDVEARGGGSYSWFDNGVRRGGPARADIATLDPATGTATFTKSLQRPAPLDAPSQGNMQPLPTGGNLVSWGNRGVVTEFGPADQVVFDASLLGVSSYRQYRQEWVGAPTSLPAARADAAPGGTAVRVSWNGDTRTAQWRILARSSTGSLSPVATVARDGFETAATIPGRPQRVVVEALDGGGQVIGRSAPVAGAAWFTETAGPSVSGTYRPLVGDFGGGRNDDVVYYQPGTGPDFLHVSDGAGGFASTLLPRVNGDYTPLVGDFVGDDRDEVLWTRPGLGPASLWRFDLRPRDQAVGVASAGLLVPAAVNRSLVLDHRPSYGGGHDEVLFYAVGNGRDSVERFSWPAGQPLVRTTRTVGVGGLYNPIIGDYDGNGQADVLWYAPGSAPDYIWLTQGDDDGSTGQRSVRVAINGDYQAFARNFAGGEERDEVAFLASGPAPDHLWTFDAAGRPTSTSAPTSGVGLGMPLDGAPDVLMTWVPDTAPGITQLAPGTPTSRSTGNTAVASGYYPIIGDLVGPVGGSDVLWYAAGGRPERLDVSG, encoded by the coding sequence GTGCACACACGGATCGAGCAGAGCCGCCGGCGGCGCGTGGGCGTGGCCCTCGCCGCCTGGACCCTGGGCCTGGCCCCCCTGGCGGTCATGGCCGCGGCGGCGCCCTCGGGCGCCCAGGAGGCCTCCGCCGTGGCCACCTCCATCCCCGCCCCCGGCTCGGCCACGTCCTCGCCCGAGACGACGGTGACCCTCACCGGCGTCGCCCCCGAGGCGGTCGGCGACCTCACCGTCACCGGCTCCGAGACCGGCCCCCACGCCGGCACCCTCACCGCCCTCCCGCAGGGCCGGGGGGCCACCTTCACCCCCGACGCCCCCTTCGCCGCGGGCGAGGAGGTCGAGGTCTCCTCGACCGTCCCGGTGGCCGGTGCCGAGGGCACCACCTTCACCTTCACCGTGGGCACCCCCGCCCCCGACCCCGGGTTCCTCGTCGGCGACGAGGCCGAGGACGCCGCGCCCGACACCGCCCCCGACGGGCGGGCCGGCACCCCCAAGGCCGGGCCCACCTACGGCACCCGCCCGGACCTCCGCCCGCCGGAGATCTCCATCGGCACCCCGGCCACCACCACCGCCGAGGGCCTGCTCTTCTCCACGCCCCGTGCCGCCGGCGACGGCAGCACCGACCAGGGCGTGATGATCTACGACGACCAGGGCGAGGTGGTGTGGTTCCGGCCCCAGCTCGACCCCGGCGCCGTGGTCGGCAACGCGGTGGTCACCACCTGGGCCGGCGCGCCCGCGCTGACCTGGTTCGAGGGCACCGCCCCCTACGGGGCGGGCAGCTACCGGGGCGAGTGGGTCGTGGTCGACAGCACCTACCGCGAGGTGGCCCGCATCGGCATGGCCAACGGCTACCGGGCCGACATCCACGACATCGAGCTCACCGACGACGGCACCGCCTACCTCATGGCCTACAACCCGCTGGTCTGCACGGGCGTCGCCCCCCTCGACACCTGCCGCCCGGGCGCCACCGTGCTCGAGGGCGTGCTCCAGGAGGTCGACGTGGCCTCGGGCCAGGTGCTGTGGGAGTGGCACAGCCTCGACCACGTCCCGATGAGCGACAACTACCTCGACCCGGCGAGCAACCTGGTCGACTACTTCCACCTCAACTCGGTCGACATCGACGACGACGGCGGCGTGCTGCTCACCGCCCGCTCCACGTCGGCCATGTACAAGCTCGACCGGGCCACCGGCGAGGTCCTCTGGACCTTCGGCGGCAAGCGCACCTCGTTTCCGAACGTGGTGGGCAGCCCCGGACCGCCCGACGGGCCGGACTACCCCCACGACGTGGAGGCCCGCGGCGGCGGCTCCTACAGCTGGTTCGACAACGGCGTGCGCCGGGGCGGCCCGGCCCGGGCCGACATCGCCACCCTCGACCCCGCGACCGGCACCGCCACCTTCACCAAGAGCCTCCAGCGCCCCGCCCCCCTCGACGCCCCCAGCCAGGGCAACATGCAGCCCCTGCCGACCGGCGGGAACCTGGTGTCGTGGGGCAACCGGGGCGTGGTCACCGAGTTCGGCCCCGCCGACCAGGTGGTCTTCGACGCGTCCCTCCTGGGCGTGTCCAGCTACCGCCAGTACCGCCAGGAGTGGGTGGGTGCCCCGACGTCGCTGCCCGCGGCCCGGGCCGATGCGGCCCCCGGGGGCACGGCCGTGCGGGTGAGCTGGAACGGCGACACCCGCACCGCGCAGTGGCGGATCCTGGCCAGGTCCTCCACCGGCTCGCTGAGCCCGGTCGCCACCGTCGCCCGCGACGGCTTCGAGACCGCGGCCACCATCCCCGGTCGCCCCCAGCGGGTGGTCGTGGAGGCCCTCGACGGGGGCGGGCAGGTCATCGGCCGCTCCGCCCCGGTGGCGGGCGCGGCCTGGTTCACCGAGACCGCCGGGCCGTCCGTGTCCGGCACCTACCGGCCCCTGGTGGGCGACTTCGGCGGCGGGCGCAACGACGACGTCGTCTACTACCAGCCCGGCACCGGGCCGGACTTCCTGCACGTCTCCGACGGCGCCGGCGGCTTCGCCTCGACCCTGCTGCCCCGGGTCAACGGCGACTACACGCCCCTCGTCGGCGACTTCGTGGGCGACGACCGCGACGAGGTGCTCTGGACCCGCCCGGGCCTCGGGCCGGCCTCGCTGTGGCGCTTCGACCTCCGCCCCCGCGACCAGGCGGTCGGCGTGGCCAGCGCCGGGCTGCTGGTGCCCGCCGCGGTCAACCGGTCGCTGGTCCTCGACCACCGCCCGTCCTACGGCGGCGGCCACGACGAGGTCCTCTTCTACGCGGTGGGCAACGGCCGCGACAGCGTCGAGCGCTTCTCCTGGCCCGCCGGCCAGCCCCTCGTGCGCACCACCCGCACCGTCGGCGTGGGCGGCCTCTACAACCCCATCATCGGTGACTACGACGGCAACGGCCAGGCCGACGTCCTCTGGTACGCCCCGGGCTCGGCGCCCGACTACATCTGGCTCACCCAGGGCGACGACGACGGCTCGACCGGCCAGCGCTCGGTCCGGGTCGCGATCAACGGCGACTACCAGGCCTTCGCCAGGAACTTCGCGGGCGGCGAGGAGCGTGACGAGGTGGCCTTCCTGGCGTCGGGCCCGGCGCCCGACCACCTGTGGACCTTCGACGCCGCCGGGCGGCCCACGTCCACCAGCGCCCCCACCTCGGGGGTCGGCCTGGGCATGCCGCTCGACGGGGCACCCGACGTGCTCATGACCTGGGTGCCCGACACCGCGCCGGGCATCACCCAGCTGGCGCCCGGCACCCCCACCAGCCGGTCCACCGGCAACACCGCGGTGGCGTCGGGCTACTACCCCATCATCGGCGACCTGGTCGGCCCGGTGGGCGGCTCCGACGTGCTCTGGTACGCAGCCGGCGGCCGCCCCGAGCGCCTCGACGTCTCCGGGTAG
- a CDS encoding LapA family protein, which produces MADDQHEVSSSTATIGQAVKLVIAVVILLALVALAVANSDEVPVDWLLGDTDLPLIVVILGSAVAGALIAALLRRRRS; this is translated from the coding sequence ATGGCCGACGACCAGCACGAGGTCTCGAGCTCGACCGCGACCATCGGCCAGGCGGTGAAGCTGGTGATCGCCGTCGTGATCCTCCTCGCCCTGGTGGCCCTGGCGGTGGCCAACTCCGACGAGGTGCCCGTCGACTGGCTCCTCGGCGACACCGACCTGCCTCTCATCGTGGTGATCCTGGGCTCGGCCGTGGCCGGCGCCCTCATCGCCGCCCTGCTCCGGCGCCGGCGGTCCTGA
- a CDS encoding HAD-IA family hydrolase — protein MDPLVDLLLLDVNGVLYDYDPEVRVAALGRALGVGPDAVRDALFTSGLEDASDAGEVGPDEYLAEAGRRLGTPLDRETWAAALAGAVTPVPDVLAVVEAVIGRVRCATLSNNGLLVREMVDRVYPDLARLGVEVHVAAEFGEAKPDRDVYLDACERCGADPTRTAFVDDKEANARGAAAAGLHAHHHRDVDGLATFLSDLGLPVDAGR, from the coding sequence GTGGACCCGCTGGTCGACCTGCTCCTCCTCGACGTGAACGGGGTGCTCTACGACTACGACCCGGAGGTGCGGGTCGCGGCCCTGGGCCGGGCCCTCGGCGTCGGGCCCGACGCCGTGCGCGACGCCCTCTTCACCAGCGGGCTGGAGGATGCCTCCGACGCCGGCGAGGTGGGCCCCGACGAGTACCTCGCCGAGGCCGGACGCCGGCTCGGCACCCCCCTCGACCGGGAGACCTGGGCCGCAGCCCTGGCCGGTGCGGTCACCCCGGTGCCGGACGTCCTCGCCGTCGTCGAGGCGGTCATCGGCCGGGTGCGCTGCGCCACCCTCTCCAACAACGGGCTGCTCGTGCGCGAGATGGTCGACCGGGTCTACCCCGACCTGGCCCGCCTCGGCGTCGAGGTCCACGTGGCGGCCGAGTTCGGCGAGGCCAAGCCCGACCGCGACGTGTACCTCGACGCCTGCGAGCGGTGCGGCGCCGACCCGACCCGCACCGCGTTCGTCGACGACAAGGAGGCCAACGCCCGGGGCGCGGCGGCCGCCGGTCTGCACGCCCACCACCACCGTGACGTCGACGGGCTGGCCACCTTCCTCTCCGACCTCGGCCTCCCCGTCGACGCGGGGCGGTGA
- a CDS encoding cation:proton antiporter, producing the protein MESLDLDLALVALLVVGFGLVSARAARSLVSGPMAFVAFGILIGGEGLDLLGVEVDAAILEVLAEVTLALVLFTDATRIDLREARKDASLPGRLLGIGMPLTIAAGLGVGLLLLTDLRVWEAALLAAILAPTDAALGQAVVTDRSIPVRIRQSLNVESGLNDGIAAPVVTVCLALAAVEIDSGSAGTWVRFGLEQIGFGLAVGVTTGALGGWLLRTCSARGWVTGTFRQLSTMALALVAYGFAGAAGGNGFIAAFTAGIAFGFVARGLTDEIEDFAEDEGQLLTLLTFLFFGASLAGPALGDITWRIVAYAVLSLTLVRAVPVALSQLGAGLRRETVALMAWFGPRGLASIAFVLMVLEEADLPGTETIRLTVTCTVLLSVVAHGVSARPLARAYGRRMAAAQRHDEEMPEHRPSPDLPTRAGAAPPPARADR; encoded by the coding sequence GTGGAGTCGCTCGACCTCGACCTGGCCCTCGTCGCCCTGCTGGTCGTCGGCTTCGGGCTCGTGTCGGCCCGGGCGGCCCGGAGCCTGGTGTCGGGGCCCATGGCCTTCGTCGCCTTCGGGATCCTCATCGGCGGCGAGGGCCTCGACCTGCTCGGCGTCGAGGTCGACGCCGCCATCCTCGAGGTGCTGGCCGAGGTCACCCTGGCCCTCGTCCTGTTCACCGACGCCACCCGCATCGACCTCCGCGAGGCCCGCAAGGACGCATCCCTCCCGGGGCGGCTGCTCGGCATCGGCATGCCGCTCACGATCGCCGCCGGCCTGGGCGTGGGGCTGCTGCTGCTCACCGACCTGCGGGTCTGGGAGGCGGCCCTGCTGGCCGCCATCCTCGCCCCCACCGACGCCGCCCTCGGCCAGGCGGTGGTCACCGATCGGTCCATCCCCGTCCGCATCCGCCAGTCGCTCAACGTGGAGAGCGGGCTCAACGACGGCATCGCCGCCCCCGTGGTCACCGTGTGCCTGGCCCTCGCCGCGGTCGAGATCGACAGCGGCAGCGCCGGCACCTGGGTGCGCTTCGGCCTGGAGCAGATCGGCTTCGGGCTGGCCGTCGGCGTCACCACCGGCGCCCTCGGCGGGTGGCTGCTGCGGACCTGCAGCGCCCGCGGGTGGGTGACGGGCACGTTCCGGCAGCTGTCCACCATGGCCCTGGCCCTGGTCGCCTACGGGTTCGCGGGGGCAGCCGGGGGCAACGGCTTCATCGCCGCCTTCACCGCCGGCATCGCCTTCGGGTTCGTGGCCCGGGGCCTGACCGACGAGATCGAGGACTTCGCCGAGGACGAGGGCCAGCTGCTCACGCTGCTCACCTTCCTCTTCTTCGGGGCCTCCCTGGCCGGGCCCGCCCTCGGGGACATCACCTGGCGCATCGTCGCCTACGCCGTGCTCAGCCTCACCCTCGTGCGCGCCGTGCCGGTGGCCCTCAGCCAGCTCGGCGCCGGCCTGCGCCGGGAGACGGTCGCGCTGATGGCCTGGTTCGGCCCCCGCGGCCTGGCCTCCATCGCCTTCGTGCTCATGGTGCTGGAGGAGGCCGACCTGCCCGGGACCGAGACGATCCGCCTCACCGTCACCTGCACGGTGCTGCTGAGCGTGGTCGCCCACGGCGTGAGCGCCCGCCCCCTGGCCCGGGCCTACGGCCGGCGCATGGCTGCGGCCCAGCGCCACGACGAGGAGATGCCCGAGCACCGGCCCAGCCCCGACCTCCCCACCCGGGCCGGCGCTGCGCCCCCGCCCGCGCGCGCCGACCGGTAG
- a CDS encoding PadR family transcriptional regulator has protein sequence MPPTLSTTSYSVLGLLALRDWTPYELAQQMTRTLGYVWPRAERRIYDEPKRLVAAGYATAEEGAVGRRRRTTYSITPRGREALRAWLGTTPAPASLEIEGALRVLFADQGDLEQLRGALEAVRDQAREARHDLAEMADDQVADDGGAFPERLHVNALAFRLIVEHHDLLGRWAEWALAETEGWDDATSPAETWRPAARQVFDEAREPR, from the coding sequence ATGCCCCCCACCCTCTCGACCACCTCGTACTCGGTCCTGGGCCTGCTCGCCCTGCGCGACTGGACGCCCTACGAGCTGGCCCAGCAGATGACCCGGACGCTCGGCTACGTCTGGCCCCGGGCCGAGCGACGGATCTACGACGAGCCCAAGCGCCTGGTGGCGGCGGGCTACGCCACCGCCGAGGAGGGGGCGGTCGGGCGACGGCGCCGGACCACCTACTCGATCACCCCCCGCGGTCGCGAGGCCCTGCGCGCCTGGCTGGGCACCACCCCGGCCCCGGCGAGCCTCGAGATCGAGGGCGCGCTGCGGGTGCTCTTCGCCGACCAGGGCGACCTCGAGCAGCTGCGCGGCGCGCTGGAGGCCGTGCGCGACCAGGCCCGGGAGGCCCGCCACGACCTGGCCGAGATGGCCGACGACCAGGTGGCCGACGACGGCGGCGCCTTCCCCGAGAGGCTGCACGTCAACGCCCTCGCCTTCCGCCTCATCGTCGAGCACCACGACCTCCTCGGGCGCTGGGCCGAGTGGGCCCTCGCCGAGACCGAGGGCTGGGACGACGCCACCTCTCCGGCGGAGACGTGGCGGCCGGCGGCCCGCCAGGTGTTCGACGAGGCCCGCGAGCCGCGGTAG